A portion of the Citrobacter rodentium NBRC 105723 = DSM 16636 genome contains these proteins:
- a CDS encoding phage GP46 family protein — translation MDQTISPATGDYERRRIYTLHNAVYLRLATPLGSYWADASLGSRLHELKREKDVSRVHRLAAQYASQALQPLLDDGRAKSITVDTKAGQRGWLLLLITVTDNAGTPQTFEHPVRIM, via the coding sequence ATGGACCAGACGATTTCACCTGCAACCGGCGACTACGAACGCCGTCGGATTTATACCCTTCATAACGCGGTTTATCTGCGACTGGCGACACCGCTTGGCAGTTACTGGGCGGATGCGTCGCTGGGGTCACGCCTGCACGAACTGAAGCGGGAAAAAGACGTTTCCCGTGTTCACAGGCTGGCGGCGCAGTATGCCAGTCAGGCACTTCAGCCCCTGCTCGATGACGGGCGGGCAAAATCCATTACCGTTGACACGAAAGCGGGCCAGCGAGGCTGGCTGTTGCTGTTAATCACCGTCACGGATAACGCGGGCACACCGCAGACGTTTGAACACCCTGTGAGGATTATGTAA
- a CDS encoding phage baseplate assembly protein V, which translates to MWDKVNQRVQQALAAVRQAFRVVTGTVDSSTKVQLLQLNGLAGEQLDGAEYFQHYGLTTSPPPGSMGIAVPLNGNTSHTVVVATEHGAYRLTELKPGEVALYTDEGAKIVLKRGRVIETECDVYRVKCKRYEVEAEENATFTTPLLTASDRLTVEGKITGNGGMAISGGKGYTATFEGDINHVGGVITSVDVTINGVKIGTHKHPTPHGMSDTPVN; encoded by the coding sequence ATGTGGGACAAAGTTAATCAGCGCGTACAGCAGGCACTGGCCGCCGTTCGCCAGGCGTTCAGGGTGGTGACCGGTACGGTGGACAGTTCGACCAAAGTACAGCTGCTTCAGCTTAACGGGCTGGCAGGCGAACAGCTGGACGGTGCGGAGTATTTTCAGCATTACGGCCTCACCACATCCCCGCCGCCCGGCTCAATGGGTATTGCCGTTCCGCTGAACGGCAATACCTCTCATACTGTCGTGGTGGCCACAGAGCACGGCGCATATCGTCTGACGGAACTGAAACCCGGGGAAGTGGCCCTGTATACCGATGAAGGCGCGAAAATCGTACTGAAGCGCGGACGGGTTATTGAAACCGAATGTGACGTTTATCGCGTGAAATGCAAACGCTACGAGGTTGAGGCAGAGGAGAACGCCACATTCACGACACCGTTACTGACAGCCAGTGACAGGCTGACGGTGGAAGGCAAAATCACCGGCAACGGTGGCATGGCCATCAGTGGGGGCAAGGGATACACTGCCACCTTTGAAGGCGATATCAACCATGTGGGTGGAGTGATTACCTCCGTTGACGTCACCATTAATGGCGTTAAAATCGGAACGCACAAACATCCAACCCCACACGGCATGTCTGACACGCCGGTTAATTAA